The window CCGGCAGGCGATGACCTACATCCAGCGCCTCACCGAGGCCGGCGAGGACTTCGCCTACGGCCAGGAACTGCTCGACGCGCTGCACTTCATGATGCGGGGCCACCACCTGCCCAAGCGCCGATGCCGCCGCCCACCAGGTCGAGCGGGTGGCGGACGAGGATGGCCGCTCGCCGCACGTGAGGGACGGACTCGTCCCGGTGCCGGCTGGGCCACGCCCCATGTCGAGGGCGTTCACGCCCGCCGGGTGGAGCCCTGGCCACCGAGCCGGGTCCGGTTCGTCGCCCGCGGCGATTGATCGGGTGGCTTCTTGCCGGCCAGGGCTCTTGTTGTGCCTCAGAGCTCGCCGAGGGGAATCTTGGGATCCGTCAGGCGGTCGGCGTCCACCACGCGCTTGGAGACGATCAGTTCGCGGATCGGGTCGGTGACGTCCCAGACGTTGACGTTCATCCCCGCGAGCACCCGGCCGTCGGCGAGCCAGAAGGCGATGAACTCGTTGGCCTTCACATCGCCGCGGAAGACCACCCGGTCGTAGCCGCCGGGCTCCACGTAGCCGGTGTACTCCATGCCGAGGTCGTACTGGTCGGTGAAGAAGTACGGCACCCGGTCGTACGGCGTGTCCTGGCCGAGCATCGCCCGCGCGGCGGTCTGCGGTTGGTTGAGTGCGTTGGCCCAGTGCTCAACCCGGATGTGGCGGCCGTACAGCGGGTGGAAGGCGTTGGCGACGTCGCCCGCCGCGTGGATGTCCGGGTCGGAGGTGCGCAGGTACTCGTCGGTCTTCACGCCGTTGTCGAGCGCCAGCCCGGCCGACTCGGCCAGCGCGGTGTCGGGGGCGACGCCGATGCCGACGATCACCGCGTCCGCCGCCACCGTCGTGCCGTCGCCGAGCCGGACGCCGGTGACCGTGCCGCCCTCGCCCGTCAACTCCTCCACCTGGGCGCCGAACCGCAGGTCCACGCCGTGGTCGCGGTGCAGGTCGGCGAAGACCTGGGCGACCTCGCGGCCGAGCACCCGCAGCAGCGGGAGCTCGGCCGCCTCCAGCACGGTGACCTCGGCACCCGCCGTCCGGGCCGCCGCCGCCGTCTCCAGTCCGATCCAGCCGGCCCCGATCACCACGACCCGGGCACCCGGTACCAGCGCCGCCCTGATCCGGTCGCTGTCCTCCACCCGGCGCAGGTAGTGCACGCCGTCCTGCTCCGCGCCGGGTACCGGCAGCCGGCGCGGCACCGAACCGGTGGTGAGCAGCAGCTTCGCGTACTCGATCCGGCCGGCGTCGGCGAGCGTGACGGTGTGCGCGACCGGGTCGACCGAGGTGACGGCGGTGCCGAGCCGCAGCGTGACGTCGTGGTCGGAGTACCACTGCGGCGGGTGGACGTAGATCTTCTCGCGCGGCGTCTTGCCGAGCAGATAGCCCTTGGAGAGCGGCGGCCGCTCGTACGGGCGCTCGTGCTCGGCGCCGATCAGGACGATGTCGCCCTGGTGGCCGGCCTCGCGCAGGGCCTCGGCCGCCTTCGCGCCGCCGAGGGAGGCGCCGACGATGACGTACGGGCGCCCGCGCCCGTCGGCCGTACCCGCTGTGTCCGTGCTCATGCTGAACTCCTCGCTCTCCGGCCGGAATCACGGACAGCCTGCCGCCGGTCGGAGGGCCTGTCGAGGCCACGCCAGGCGCGCCGCGACAGGCTCCCCCGAACGGGTGAAGCGAGGGCGTTCGGGGTTTGCGGCGGCCAGCAGGCGGACGTGAGGGCGCCCCGCGTAAGGGCACCTGCGTCAGGGCACCCGCGTCACGGCGTGTGCGTCATCGCCTCGCGGACCAGTGCGGTGTCGACGAACTGCTCGAAGCGGACGATCCGGCCGCCGCGCACCGTGAAGTGGTGGGCCACCCGGACGTCGAGCGGTCGGCGGGTGGCCCGGTTGACCGCGGTGTAGCGGGCCAGCACTACGACGTTCTCGCCGGCCACCACGTAGCTGTCGTCGTGGGCCGTCCAGTCCTCCCAGTCGGCGGCCAGCCGCTCCATCACGCCGCCGGTGACGCCCTTCGGTGTCCGGTAGGTGCCGCCCAGCGGGAAGCCGGCCATCTCCGTCCACTCGACGTCCTCGGCCAGGGTGGCCCGCAGCGCGGCCAGATCGCCGCGTGCCGAGGCCAGGTACTGGCGGCGCACCACGTCCGCGGGCGCGTCGGACTCGGCGAACGACATCTCGGACCTCGGGATCTCGATCATCGCGGCTCAGCCCCAGACCATCTCGCCCTTGGCGACCTTCGTACCGAGGTCGACCGCCAGTGCCATGCCCAGCCCCGGGTAGCGGTGCTCCAGCGCCTCCTTGGCGGCGGCCGC of the Kitasatospora sp. NBC_01246 genome contains:
- a CDS encoding nuclear transport factor 2 family protein, which translates into the protein MIEIPRSEMSFAESDAPADVVRRQYLASARGDLAALRATLAEDVEWTEMAGFPLGGTYRTPKGVTGGVMERLAADWEDWTAHDDSYVVAGENVVVLARYTAVNRATRRPLDVRVAHHFTVRGGRIVRFEQFVDTALVREAMTHTP
- a CDS encoding NAD(P)/FAD-dependent oxidoreductase is translated as MSTDTAGTADGRGRPYVIVGASLGGAKAAEALREAGHQGDIVLIGAEHERPYERPPLSKGYLLGKTPREKIYVHPPQWYSDHDVTLRLGTAVTSVDPVAHTVTLADAGRIEYAKLLLTTGSVPRRLPVPGAEQDGVHYLRRVEDSDRIRAALVPGARVVVIGAGWIGLETAAAARTAGAEVTVLEAAELPLLRVLGREVAQVFADLHRDHGVDLRFGAQVEELTGEGGTVTGVRLGDGTTVAADAVIVGIGVAPDTALAESAGLALDNGVKTDEYLRTSDPDIHAAGDVANAFHPLYGRHIRVEHWANALNQPQTAARAMLGQDTPYDRVPYFFTDQYDLGMEYTGYVEPGGYDRVVFRGDVKANEFIAFWLADGRVLAGMNVNVWDVTDPIRELIVSKRVVDADRLTDPKIPLGEL